From Quercus lobata isolate SW786 chromosome 1, ValleyOak3.0 Primary Assembly, whole genome shotgun sequence, one genomic window encodes:
- the LOC115975974 gene encoding ankyrin repeat-containing protein BDA1-like → MSTSSNIDERVERMKQAAQHGNIDAFYIIIEEDVQLLEYIDKLSFVDTPLHIAAYAGHIPFAMELMRLKPSFSRKLNPNGFSPIHLALKNGHGELVCRLLEVDGELFRVKGREGVTPLHYVAATDDYLDQLEKFLEFCPHSIEDVTIRNENALHIALKYDKLDAFIRLVRWLRKNWSRHSILWESKVLNWKDEKGNTPLHIAVYKNQPKAVKKLLLYSGINIYAKNLEEKTAGDILVQQNQIENREIKVMLRRVGAIRAPSLPGVTYYARYLWSMFSHVEKARMHCLGEWTEISDDRRNMLLVVATLLMTVTYQGVLSPPGGLWQDDYHPEPNTTLPATRKFNSSAPIPNEAGTPVDLRYFPFWVFLSLNSLTFMLSYSTILLLIPTQRIYRIVRLSLISLSVCYIVSLTVIIPTRFWETFWYVSICLLLCIFLLNTSATCVAWSYKACL, encoded by the exons ATGTCAACTTCCTCAAATATAGACGAGAGAGTTGAGAGGATGAAGCAGGCTGCTCAACATGGAAATATTGATGCCTTTTACATCATAATTGAGGAGGATGTACAACTTTTGGAGTACATAGATAAGCTATCATTTGTTGATACTCCTTTACACATAGCTGCATATGCTGGGCACATCCCATTTGCCATGGAGCTGATGAGATTAAAGCCCTCATTTTCTAGGAAGCTTAATCCAAATGGGTTCAGCCCTATTCACCTTGCTCTAAAAAATGGGCATGGCGAGCTGGTGTGTCGGCTTCTAGAGGTAGATGGGGAACTTTTCCGTGTAAAAGGAAGGGAGGGTGTCACCCCCTTGCATTATGTAGCAGCAACAGATGATTACCTTGATCAATTGGAAAAATTTCTCGAGTTCTGTCCACATTCTATTGAAGATGTGACAATTCGAAATGAGAATGCTCTGCATATTGCCTTGAAGTACGACAAGTTGGATGCTTTTATACGCTTGGTGCGATGGCTCCGAAAGAATTGGTCTCGACATTCAATATTGTGGGAGAGTAAAGTCCTGAACTGGAAGGATGAGAAAGGCAACACGCCATTGCACATTGCAGTATACAAAAATCAACCCAAG GCTGTGAAGaagttattattatattcaGGTATTAATATATACGCTAAGAATTTAGAGGAGAAGACAGCAGGGGATATCTTGGtacaacaaaatcaaatagaaaaccGTGAGATCAAGGTTATGCTACGGCGTGTTGGAGCTATTCGAGCTCCATCTCTTCCTGGAGTAACTTATTATGCACGTTACCTATGGTCCATGTTCTCACATGTTGAGAAAGCAAGAATGCATTGTCTTGGTGAATGGACTGAAATATCAGACGACAGGCGCAATATGCTTTTGGTGGTTGCTACACTTCTTATGACTGTCACCTATCAAGGAGTACTCAGCCCTCCTGGGGGACTTTGGCAAGATGACTACCATCCTGAACCCAATACCACATTACCGGCCACCAGAAAATTCAATTCAAGTGCTCCTATTCCAAACGAAGCAGGGACACCTGTTGATCTTCGATATTTTCCTTTCTGGGTGTTCTTGTCATTAAATTCTTTGACATTTATGCTCTCGTACTCAACAATTCTTCTTCTAATTCCAACCCAACGCATTTATCGAATAGTCCGCCTATCTCTTATTTCCCTATCTGTTTGCTATATAGTTTCCTTGACTGTCATAATCCCAACTAGATTTTGGGAAACTTTTTGGTATGTTTCTATTTGCCTGCTTCTTTGTATCTTCCTACTAAATACTTCTGCTACTTGTGTAGCATGGTCTTATAAGGCTTGTCTCTAA
- the LOC115976056 gene encoding isoleucine N-monooxygenase 2-like — protein MVDIISTMSLSFFFSHGSEYVFIYVTFLFALLFAFIFFFLSKIFTKSKRPLLPPGPKPWPIVGNLPEMWRKKPRYRWLHSLMKELNTEIACVRLGSVYVVPVTSPEIAMEFLRQHDAVMASRPITVTTSMFSDGFLTAVVAPWGKQWKKMRKVLTHEILNPTRLEWLRSKRKEEADNLLQVVNNICKSGSVVDVRLVSRHFTGNILRRMMFNKRYYRQGREDGGPCVEEQEHIKALFTVLLYVYALCVSDYLPILKPLDLDGHEKTVRNALNVIKKYEDPIINERVEMWKEGKRTQPEDLLDVFISVKDDNGKPLLSVAEIKAQITELLLATLDNPSNIAEWALAEMLNQPEQLQKAVEELDRVVGKERLVEESDIPNLSYVVACARESLRLHPIAPFNLPHVAKEDLTVAGYFIPKGSQVLLSRLGLGRNPRVWEDPLRFNPERHFKDNSHELGLAEPGLRFISFTRGRRGCMGGTLGTLITVMLFARLLQGFTWRIPPELEKIDLKENDRLFLAKPLHVYAEPRLPAHLYPA, from the exons ATGGTTGACATTATATCGACCATGTCCttatctttcttcttcagtCATGGGTCTGAATATGTTTTCATTTATGTAACCTTCTTATTTGCGCTTCTCTTTgcattcatcttcttctttctttcaaaaatcTTCACCAAAAGCAAGCGACCCCTACTCCCTCCTGGCCCAAAACCATGGCCTATTGTGGGAAATCTCCCAGAGATGTGGAGGAAAAAACCTAGATATAGGTGGCTGCATAGCCTCATGAAAGAGTTGAACACAGAAATCGCTTGTGTACGTCTAGGAAGTGTGTATGTTGTGCCAGTAACTTCCCCAGAGATTGCCATGGAGTTTTTGAGGCAACATGATGCAGTGATGGCATCAAGGCCTATCACAGTCACCACTAGTATGTTCAGTGATGGGTTCTTGACTGCAGTCGTTGCACCTTGGGGAAAGCAATGGAAGAAGATGAGGAAGGTGCTCACTCACGAGATATTGAACCCGACAAGACTCGAATGGCTACGTAGTAAGCGAAAGGAAGAAGCCGATAATCTTCTCCAAGTGGTTAACAATATATGCAAATCAGGCTCGGTTGTTGATGTAAGGTTAGTTTCCCGACACTTCACTGGAAATATTCTGAGGAGAATGATGTTCAACAAAAGGTACTATAGGCAAGGAAGAGAGGATGGAGGGCCTTGTGTTGAAGAACAAGAGCATATTAAAGCACTATTTACTGTGCTTTTGTATGTGTATGCATTGTGTGTTTCTGATTACTTGCCAATCTTGAAGCCACTCGATTTAGATGGACATGAAAAGACTGTGAGGAATGCTTTGAATGTTATCAAAAAGTACGAGGATCCGATTATCAATGAGAGAGTAGAAATGTGGAAAGAGGGGAAGAGGACCCAGCCAGAAGACCTTCTTGATGTTTTCATTTCAGTTAAGGATGACAATGGGAAGCCATTGCTATCAGTGGCAGAGATCAAAGCACAAATCACG GAACTACTCCTTGCAACTCTGGATAATCCTTCCAATATAGCGGAGTGGGCTTTGGCAGAAATGCTAAACCAACCTGAGCAGCTACAAAAAGCAGTAGAGGAATTAGACAGGGTGGTTGGAAAGGAGAGacttgttgaagaatcagatatTCCTAACCTAAGCTATGTGGTGGCTTGTGCAAGGGAGTCTCTTAGGCTTCACCCAATTGCACCATTCAATCTCCCCCATGTCGCTAAAGAAGATCTTACTGTGGCTGGCTACTTCATCCCTAAAGGTAGTCAAGTCTTGCTAAGCCGATTAGGCCTCGGTCGAAACCCAAGAGTTTGGGAGGACCCCTTAAGGTTCAACCCTGAGCGACATTTCAAGGATAATTCACATGAGTTGGGGCTTGCAGAACCTGGCCTGAGGTTCATTTCCTTCACTAGAGGAAGGAGAGGGTGCATGGGTGGTACACTAGGGACACTCATTACTGTGATGCTATTTGCAAGACTTCTacaaggttttacatggagAATTCCACCTGAGTTGGAGAAGATTGACCTTAAAGAGAACGACCGACTCTTCCTCGCCAAACCCTTGCATGTGTACGCAGAACCACGCTTGCCTGCTCATTTGTACCCAGCTTAA